AGGTCCTGATTACCGATGGCCTCCCGTGGTTGTCGAAGATGAGGCAATCGATCCACAACTTTTTGGATCGATAAACGTTGTCAAAGACTCATGTGATATTTACCCCGGAGGCCACATGTGGATTACGGACAACCGAGAGAGGAAATTTGTCTGGGACCTTGGAACGCTGTACAAAATCAGGAGCTTGAACTTTCGCAATTCAAGGAACAGTGGATTTAATGACAGGTATCGGGTTTAAAATATGTAAAGGTTTGTACAAATTGACCTGAGAATCTGACAGTACATAGCCTGGGAAAGGACTTAGGACTTATTTTTGACATTACATCAGCGACGATAGAACATTgaattgtaaaagaaaacaattcgTACCAAAGACAGCTTCGAGTGATTCAAAGAATGGCCCCTTTGTGGAGATGGGCACCTACTTCTAATCTTCTCTAATGtattttcaactccactgtgTTTAGGAGCAACAACTCAATGCTCTAATGATGAGTCTGTTTAGATTTAAAATTTGGACCTATTTCAGGGTGAGATTAAGCAAGGACACGAATGCAAAGAAAAGGCCACTTTTTGttatcaccaaacctttcccgccaagttaaGCCTAAGCCTTTGCAGCTGAAATATTTGGATGTCAATTACtggcaaaacttttgaacaaaatatgtgattaatatcatttttgtaaccattgatggtataTGCTTCAAACcatgtatgtatatatattcaaaatgattttcaaacatgtcttgaagtacaacaacaaaaagtgccaattaggttttcttgataaagcaataATTTGTtataaacacaatcagtcaatattgTTTTGCTAATTGGAAAAGATTACGTAGAGTATCTATTTTGATGTAACTATACGTATCTTCATTCCCATGATTGAAATATACgaatgtttttgcttttgaggcCCAACAGGCTGAAGTCATCTGAGTATTAATTTTAAGAAGGATATTCGCTCTTATCATTACAGATTTCTTGATCTCTATTCACCATGAATATACGTCCACGAGAGACATCTAATTCCCATCAAGACCCACCTGATCGCACCGCCGAAGGATTGGAAAACACAGTTCAACCACGACCTGTCGTTCCAACCCCCGTCGAACCAGTGAAAGCACCACGCTCAACTGGAATTCACGATCCAGGCGCAAACAGACTACTTTACGCGTGCCACCCCCACCCTTTAGTGCTTCTTCCGGCCTTCCGCCACACACCTTCCAGTGTAGAAGTGAAGTTTGGGAACTTGACCCGCATGATTAATCTGTCCGAACATTCATTAACCAATATCGGGCCCTACCCAACCGCACTGGGAAACTTTCTTTCTCCAGAAATAGTTCAGGTCTACTACGGTATCATTACTATGTACTTGACCTTTAGGCACATGATTAGAGTTCGTGCATCCGACCGCAAAATCAAGGAATTCGTTCgaatgtttgaaaacaaattcgaCGCGAAGAACCTGCCATTAGAGGGAGTCATTGCACCCCTGATAATGCCGCTTACTACTAGTGAGACATTGCAACAGAAACACGACCAAGTGTTCTTTTCCATCACACCAGACATTCATCATCACTACGATTGGAATAACTTGTGCTTCATCACACACCACTTGCATCTTCTCCCCCAACATTCCGTTGCTTCTGAGAGTCATCAGACGTCAAATTAATGGTAGAATAGCCGATCCCAACAGAGCCAGGTGCTCCGAAAATCCTTATTGGAATATTACAACCGAAGCCATCAGAACAGGACCACTCCAACAAGACCCACTTCCCGAAGTGAGGATTGGAACCGGAATAGCCACCACTCGCTACATGCAATTGATGCCCGGCTTCAACTTGAGACCTCCACCGATGCATCAACCAGCTGATTTCGCCCTATCAGACCAATGTGAATGGCCAGACCCTATTGATCCAGACAAGCCAGACCATGATTGGTTCGACTTTTTCGGATTTACAACAACCGGTCGCCAACACTTCTTCTCCGAGCTAATTAAGCACATCAGTGAAGGCTGTCATTTTATGAGCAGCTGTTGCACACTTGACGATGTGACTAGATCTAACTCCGGGTGCTCCAAAATTGAGCTGCGTCTTCACCACAAATACGAGACGCAGTACAAGATGGCACTCTCAAAAGACGAAATGGAGATCACTGACATCCAATCAACGGACCAAGGCTCACTACCGCAAATTTTCGTTGCGTTAGAACCACCTCAGAAGAAACAACGCTCATCGCGACCCAATACTGCCACCACTCGAACTACTCGTTCAGACACACAAGCTCGAGACTCCGCACCAAGCACCAGCAAAGGCAAAAGTGCAACAGGCAAAGACAAATCAAGCCAAAGGGAAGCTCCTCCATCACAATCAGAGGACCGCGACgatcaagaagatgaagaccCTTCACCAACGCCACCTTCACACGAAGACATCGAAGATctcattttcaacaacatcCTCACCAGACACAAACAACCTGACTACAGAGTTCGTTTTGCACTTCGAGAACATCCCGTTCCTGATACCGCTATCAGAATGGCACTTCTCACTGAGTTCACAGCTCCTCCGCTGACGATAATAACCGATGGAACACCGACCAATAAATATCACGGACCATTCTGGAATGCCCACGTTCTAGACATTGGAAATCCTGTGGATACATTGGACAACGTCGATCAATGTATATCATCTGACTATATCAGATTGCAATCTATTcgttcaaaattgtaaataacTATACTATCGTAACATTAAAATATATAACTTTATGCTCACACGCTGAGCCACATCTCCTTAGCAAGGTTTTGGAAGTGCAAAAGAGAACTTACTTAACCGCTTTGGAAATGGTAACAACCTTCCTTCAGTTCGGTCCCG
This DNA window, taken from Tigriopus californicus strain San Diego chromosome 9, Tcal_SD_v2.1, whole genome shotgun sequence, encodes the following:
- the LOC131887432 gene encoding uncharacterized protein LOC131887432, with product MQLMPGFNLRPPPMHQPADFALSDQCEWPDPIDPDKPDHDWFDFFGFTTTGRQHFFSELIKHISEGCHFMSSCCTLDDVTRSNSGCSKIELRLHHKYETQYKMALSKDEMEITDIQSTDQGSLPQIFVALEPPQKKQRSSRPNTATTRTTRSDTQARDSAPSTSKGKSATGKDKSSQREAPPSQSEDRDDQEDEDPSPTPPSHEDIEDLIFNNILTRHKQPDYRVRFALREHPVPDTAIRMALLTEFTAPPLTIITDGTPTNKYHGPFWNAHVLDIGNPVDTLDNVDQCISSDYIRLQSIRSKL